From Musa acuminata AAA Group cultivar baxijiao chromosome BXJ3-8, Cavendish_Baxijiao_AAA, whole genome shotgun sequence, one genomic window encodes:
- the LOC103996356 gene encoding serine protease SPPA, chloroplastic isoform X1: MSSRIPLLKLSQRCRQSLCSMLGLQPPLSALLRRSPPPPPLLFPSTSDRLCCSPFRSLASTADGVKDAGRSERIGNDGNPPNSPPPPPSDLGLGYPTGEFEMEEFGWWRRLVVKLRLFFALPWVRVEKGSVLKMQLRGKISDQLTTRFSSGLSLPQICENFMKAAYDPRISGIYLHIEPLNCGWGKLDEIRRHIMNFKKSGKFIISYLPECREKEYYLACACGEFYAPPSAYVALYGLTVQSAFLGGVLEKAGVHPEVHRIGKYKSFGDQLACKGMSNEVREMLSSLLDNIYENWLETVSSSQGKRREEIEDFLNSGIYQVEKLKEEGWITNVMYDDEVMSMLKERLGQKNKKKLLMVDYSKYSRVRKSTLGLDGGREQIAIIRASGNITRTRGPLSVAGSGIMAEQLIEKIRSIRDSDRYKAVILRIDSPGGDALASDLIWREIKLLAASKPVIASMSDVAASGGYYLAMAAGTILAEKLTLTGSIGVVRGRFSLNKLYGTIDLNKEILSRGQYAELNVAEQRPLKPHESELFAKSTQYAYTQFRDKAALSRSMTVDQMEEVAQGRVWTGKEAASKGLVDAIGGFSRAVAIAKYKAKIPHDKQVKLVEVSRPSPTLPERLGGIGNSLFGLDMAVKEVLQDLTFSDGVQARSDGILLDIAGNISQDNHVLHLIKDCLSSS, from the exons ATGTCTTCTAGAATTCCCCTCTTGAAACTATCTCAACGTTGTAGGCAATCCCTTTGCTCCATGCTCGGTCTCCAACCGCCCTTGTCCGCGCTCCTACgccgctctcctcctcctccccctctcctcttcccctccacctCCGATCGCCTTTGTTGCTCCCCGTTCCGATCCCTCGCCTCGACCGCCGACGGAGTGAAGGATGCAGGGCGGTCCGAGAGAATCGGAAACGATGGAAATCCCCCGAattctcctccgccgccgccttccGACTTAGGTCTGGGCTACCCGACGGGGGAGTTTGAGATGGAGGAGTTCGGTTGGTGGAGGAGATTGGTCGTCAAACTCAGGTTGTTCTTTGCTTTGCCTTGGGTGCGCGTGGAGAAGGGGAGCGTGCTCAAGATGCAGCTCCGCGGCAAG ATATCTGATCAGTTGACGACACGCTTCTCTTCTGGGCTGTCTCTACCACAAATATGTGAAAATTTTATGAAAGCGGCATATGATCCTCGAATATCTGGTATTTATCTTCATATAGAACCACTTAATTGTGGATGGGGCAAACTTGATGAAATACGGAGGCATATAATGAATTTTAAGAAGTCAG GTAAGTTCATCATCAGTTATTTGCCTGAATGTCGAGAGAAGGAGTACTACCTTGCATGTGCTTGTGGAGAGTTTTATGCTCCTCCAAGTGCTTATGTTGCATTGTATGGTTTGACAGTTCAATCAGCATTTCTTGGCG GTGTTCTTGAGAAAGCAGGAGTTCATCCAGAAGTTCACAGGATTGGTAAATACAAAAGTTTTGGGGACCAGCTTGCATGTAAAGGCATGTCTAATGAAGTTCGTGAAATGCTGAGTTCTTTGCTTGATAATATTTATGAAAATTGGCTTGAAACAGTATCTTCAAGTCAAG gaaagagaagggaagaaattGAGGACTTTCTTAACTCAGGAATTTACCAAGTTGAAAAGCTTAAAGAAGAAGGTTGGATAACGAATGTAATGTATGATGATGAG GTCATGTCAATGCTGAAGGAGAGGTTGGGccaaaagaataagaagaagctTCTTATGGTTGATTACAG TAAATACTCAAGAGTAAGAAAATCAACTCTTGGTTTAGATGGCGGTAGAGAACAAATTGCCATAATTAGAGCCTCTGGAAACATCACCCGTACTCGAGGACCATTAAGTGTTGCTGGTTCTGGCATCATGGCCGAACAGCTGATAGAGAAGATCCGCAGTATCAGAG ACTCAGATAGGTATAAAGCTGTTATCTTGAGAATTGACAGTCCTGGTGGTGATGCTCTCGCCTCTGATCT AATTTGGAGGGAGATCAAGCTTCTTGCTGCCTCTAAACCTGTGATTGCATCAATGTCTGATGTTGCAGCAAGTGGAGGATACTACTTGGCTATGGCAGCAGGAACTATCCTAGCCGAGAAGCTCACTTTAACTGGTTCAATTGGTGTTGTCAGAG GAAGGTTCAGCTTAAACAAGTTATACGGGACGATTGATCTCAACAAGGAGATTCTGTCACGGGGTCAATATGCTGAGCTTAATGTTGCTGAACAGCGTCCTCTTAA ACCACATGAATCGGAACTGTTTGCCAAGTCTACACAGTATGCTTACACACAGTTTCGAGACAAAGCTGCTTTGTCGCGATCGATGACT GTAGATCAGATGGAGGAGGTTGCTCAAGGGAGGGTATGGACCGGCAAAGAGGCAGCTTCTAAAGGATTGGTTGATGCTATCGGTGGATTCTCGCGAGCAGTCGCCATTGCAAAATACAAAGCTAAGATACCACATGATAAACAG GTTAAGTTAGTTGAGGTGTCAAGACCTTCACCAACTTTACCAGAAAGATTAGGTGGTATTGGGAATTCTCTGTTTGGGCTGGACATGGCTGTGAAGGAAGTATTGCAGGATCTAACGTTCTCTGATGGAGTTCAAGCAAGAAGTGATGGCATCTTGCTTGACATAGCAGGAAATATATCACAAGATAACCATGTCCTTCACCTAATAAAGGACTGTTTAAGCTCATCATAG
- the LOC103996356 gene encoding serine protease SPPA, chloroplastic isoform X2, producing MKAAYDPRISGIYLHIEPLNCGWGKLDEIRRHIMNFKKSGKFIISYLPECREKEYYLACACGEFYAPPSAYVALYGLTVQSAFLGGVLEKAGVHPEVHRIGKYKSFGDQLACKGMSNEVREMLSSLLDNIYENWLETVSSSQGKRREEIEDFLNSGIYQVEKLKEEGWITNVMYDDEVMSMLKERLGQKNKKKLLMVDYSKYSRVRKSTLGLDGGREQIAIIRASGNITRTRGPLSVAGSGIMAEQLIEKIRSIRDSDRYKAVILRIDSPGGDALASDLIWREIKLLAASKPVIASMSDVAASGGYYLAMAAGTILAEKLTLTGSIGVVRGRFSLNKLYGTIDLNKEILSRGQYAELNVAEQRPLKPHESELFAKSTQYAYTQFRDKAALSRSMTVDQMEEVAQGRVWTGKEAASKGLVDAIGGFSRAVAIAKYKAKIPHDKQVKLVEVSRPSPTLPERLGGIGNSLFGLDMAVKEVLQDLTFSDGVQARSDGILLDIAGNISQDNHVLHLIKDCLSSS from the exons ATGAAAGCGGCATATGATCCTCGAATATCTGGTATTTATCTTCATATAGAACCACTTAATTGTGGATGGGGCAAACTTGATGAAATACGGAGGCATATAATGAATTTTAAGAAGTCAG GTAAGTTCATCATCAGTTATTTGCCTGAATGTCGAGAGAAGGAGTACTACCTTGCATGTGCTTGTGGAGAGTTTTATGCTCCTCCAAGTGCTTATGTTGCATTGTATGGTTTGACAGTTCAATCAGCATTTCTTGGCG GTGTTCTTGAGAAAGCAGGAGTTCATCCAGAAGTTCACAGGATTGGTAAATACAAAAGTTTTGGGGACCAGCTTGCATGTAAAGGCATGTCTAATGAAGTTCGTGAAATGCTGAGTTCTTTGCTTGATAATATTTATGAAAATTGGCTTGAAACAGTATCTTCAAGTCAAG gaaagagaagggaagaaattGAGGACTTTCTTAACTCAGGAATTTACCAAGTTGAAAAGCTTAAAGAAGAAGGTTGGATAACGAATGTAATGTATGATGATGAG GTCATGTCAATGCTGAAGGAGAGGTTGGGccaaaagaataagaagaagctTCTTATGGTTGATTACAG TAAATACTCAAGAGTAAGAAAATCAACTCTTGGTTTAGATGGCGGTAGAGAACAAATTGCCATAATTAGAGCCTCTGGAAACATCACCCGTACTCGAGGACCATTAAGTGTTGCTGGTTCTGGCATCATGGCCGAACAGCTGATAGAGAAGATCCGCAGTATCAGAG ACTCAGATAGGTATAAAGCTGTTATCTTGAGAATTGACAGTCCTGGTGGTGATGCTCTCGCCTCTGATCT AATTTGGAGGGAGATCAAGCTTCTTGCTGCCTCTAAACCTGTGATTGCATCAATGTCTGATGTTGCAGCAAGTGGAGGATACTACTTGGCTATGGCAGCAGGAACTATCCTAGCCGAGAAGCTCACTTTAACTGGTTCAATTGGTGTTGTCAGAG GAAGGTTCAGCTTAAACAAGTTATACGGGACGATTGATCTCAACAAGGAGATTCTGTCACGGGGTCAATATGCTGAGCTTAATGTTGCTGAACAGCGTCCTCTTAA ACCACATGAATCGGAACTGTTTGCCAAGTCTACACAGTATGCTTACACACAGTTTCGAGACAAAGCTGCTTTGTCGCGATCGATGACT GTAGATCAGATGGAGGAGGTTGCTCAAGGGAGGGTATGGACCGGCAAAGAGGCAGCTTCTAAAGGATTGGTTGATGCTATCGGTGGATTCTCGCGAGCAGTCGCCATTGCAAAATACAAAGCTAAGATACCACATGATAAACAG GTTAAGTTAGTTGAGGTGTCAAGACCTTCACCAACTTTACCAGAAAGATTAGGTGGTATTGGGAATTCTCTGTTTGGGCTGGACATGGCTGTGAAGGAAGTATTGCAGGATCTAACGTTCTCTGATGGAGTTCAAGCAAGAAGTGATGGCATCTTGCTTGACATAGCAGGAAATATATCACAAGATAACCATGTCCTTCACCTAATAAAGGACTGTTTAAGCTCATCATAG
- the LOC135645782 gene encoding eukaryotic translation initiation factor 5-like gives MALQNIGASNSDDAFYRYKMPKMITKIEGRGNGIKTNVVNMVDIAKALHRPATYTTKYFGCELGAQSKFDEKTCTSLVNGAHDTAKLAGLLENFIKKYVQCYGCGNPETEIIITKTQMITLKCAACGFVSDVDMRDKLTTFILKNPPEQKKASKDKKGMRRAEKERLKEGEAADEELKKLKKETKKKGTVSSKDGASSKRVASKKKPTGSDEERSSPPDSQADDNEVADDNDDDGVQWQTDTSAEAARQRIQEQLNAVTAEMVMLSTGNVPDEEEKKVNQEKKEEAPKIGPEVVEKPSTHNQLIIEIKAMLKGSIPSELSSSLPGSHQEIMNALFEALFEGEGAGKGFAKEVDKKKKYLAAAVQDEESQMCLLRAMEAFCGKFGGDAVKEVALVAKSLYDGDVLEEECIMKWYKEGLTGASKSSAVWKNIKPFIEWLQNAESESEDE, from the coding sequence ATGGCTTTGCAGAATATTGGTGCTTCAAACAGCGATGATGCTTTCTATCGGTATAAGATGCCGAAGATGATAACCAAAATAGAAGGTCGTGGGAATGGCATCAAGACAAACGTAGTGAACATGGTGGACATTGCAAAGGCCTTGCACAGACCAGCCACCTACACGACAAAGTACTTTGGCTGTGAGCTTGGTGCCCAATCCAAGTTTGATGAGAAAACTTGCACTTCACTTGTTAATGGAGCTCACGACACTGCCAAATTAGCAGGGCTTCTAGAGAACTTCATCAAGAAGTATGTGCAGTGCTATGGATGTGGTAATCCTGAGACTgaaataataatcacaaaaacCCAGATGATCACCCTCAAATGTGCTGCTTGTGGTTTTGTGTCTGATGTAGACATGAGGGACAAGCTCACTACTTTTATCCTGAAGAACCCACCAGAACAGAAAAAGGCATCAAAAGACAAGAAGGGAATGAGACGAGCAGAGAAGGAAAGACTCAAGGAAGGGGAAGCTGCTGATGAGGAACTGAAGAAGCTGAAGAAAGagacaaagaagaagggtactgtATCATCTAAAGATGGAGCAAGTTCTAAACGTGTTGCTTCTAAGAAGAAGCCAACAGGCTCAGATGAGGAACGCTCCTCCCCACCTGATAGTCAGGCTGATGACAATGAGGTagctgatgataatgatgatgatggtgtgCAGTGGCAGACTGACACATCTGCTGAAGCAGCTCGCCAGCGCATACAGGAACAACTGAATGCTGTTACTGCTGAAATGGTGATGCTTTCCACTGGTAATGTGCCTGACGAGGAAGAGAAGAAAGTAAATcaagagaagaaagaggaagcTCCCAAAATTGGACCTGAAGTAGTGGAGAAGCCTAGCACTCATAATCAGTTAATTATTGAAATCAAAGCTATGCTGAAGGGGTCCATACCTAGCGAGCTTAGCTCGTCTCTGCCTGGGTCCCATCAAGAGATAATGAATGCACTATTCGAAGCCCTCTTTGAAGGTGAAGGTGCAGGTAAAGGGTTCGCAAAAGAGGTTGACAAGAAGAAAAAGTACCTTGCAGCTGCAGTGCAGGATGAGGAATCTCAGATGTGTCTGCTGCGGGCTATGGAAGCATTCTGTGGGAAGTTTGGTGGGGATGCAGTGAAGGAAGTTGCTCTGGTGGCTAAATCTCTTTACGATGGAGATGTATTGGAGGAAGAGTGCATAATGAAGTGGTACAAAGAAGGTCTGACCGGTGCCAGTAAGAGCTCCGCAGTTTGGAAGAATATTAAGCCTTTCATAGAATGGCTTCAGAATGCCGAGTCAGAGTCAGAGGACGAGTGA
- the LOC103996356 gene encoding serine protease SPPA, chloroplastic isoform X3, which produces MSKFIISYLPECREKEYYLACACGEFYAPPSAYVALYGLTVQSAFLGGVLEKAGVHPEVHRIGKYKSFGDQLACKGMSNEVREMLSSLLDNIYENWLETVSSSQGKRREEIEDFLNSGIYQVEKLKEEGWITNVMYDDEVMSMLKERLGQKNKKKLLMVDYSKYSRVRKSTLGLDGGREQIAIIRASGNITRTRGPLSVAGSGIMAEQLIEKIRSIRDSDRYKAVILRIDSPGGDALASDLIWREIKLLAASKPVIASMSDVAASGGYYLAMAAGTILAEKLTLTGSIGVVRGRFSLNKLYGTIDLNKEILSRGQYAELNVAEQRPLKPHESELFAKSTQYAYTQFRDKAALSRSMTVDQMEEVAQGRVWTGKEAASKGLVDAIGGFSRAVAIAKYKAKIPHDKQVKLVEVSRPSPTLPERLGGIGNSLFGLDMAVKEVLQDLTFSDGVQARSDGILLDIAGNISQDNHVLHLIKDCLSSS; this is translated from the exons atga GTAAGTTCATCATCAGTTATTTGCCTGAATGTCGAGAGAAGGAGTACTACCTTGCATGTGCTTGTGGAGAGTTTTATGCTCCTCCAAGTGCTTATGTTGCATTGTATGGTTTGACAGTTCAATCAGCATTTCTTGGCG GTGTTCTTGAGAAAGCAGGAGTTCATCCAGAAGTTCACAGGATTGGTAAATACAAAAGTTTTGGGGACCAGCTTGCATGTAAAGGCATGTCTAATGAAGTTCGTGAAATGCTGAGTTCTTTGCTTGATAATATTTATGAAAATTGGCTTGAAACAGTATCTTCAAGTCAAG gaaagagaagggaagaaattGAGGACTTTCTTAACTCAGGAATTTACCAAGTTGAAAAGCTTAAAGAAGAAGGTTGGATAACGAATGTAATGTATGATGATGAG GTCATGTCAATGCTGAAGGAGAGGTTGGGccaaaagaataagaagaagctTCTTATGGTTGATTACAG TAAATACTCAAGAGTAAGAAAATCAACTCTTGGTTTAGATGGCGGTAGAGAACAAATTGCCATAATTAGAGCCTCTGGAAACATCACCCGTACTCGAGGACCATTAAGTGTTGCTGGTTCTGGCATCATGGCCGAACAGCTGATAGAGAAGATCCGCAGTATCAGAG ACTCAGATAGGTATAAAGCTGTTATCTTGAGAATTGACAGTCCTGGTGGTGATGCTCTCGCCTCTGATCT AATTTGGAGGGAGATCAAGCTTCTTGCTGCCTCTAAACCTGTGATTGCATCAATGTCTGATGTTGCAGCAAGTGGAGGATACTACTTGGCTATGGCAGCAGGAACTATCCTAGCCGAGAAGCTCACTTTAACTGGTTCAATTGGTGTTGTCAGAG GAAGGTTCAGCTTAAACAAGTTATACGGGACGATTGATCTCAACAAGGAGATTCTGTCACGGGGTCAATATGCTGAGCTTAATGTTGCTGAACAGCGTCCTCTTAA ACCACATGAATCGGAACTGTTTGCCAAGTCTACACAGTATGCTTACACACAGTTTCGAGACAAAGCTGCTTTGTCGCGATCGATGACT GTAGATCAGATGGAGGAGGTTGCTCAAGGGAGGGTATGGACCGGCAAAGAGGCAGCTTCTAAAGGATTGGTTGATGCTATCGGTGGATTCTCGCGAGCAGTCGCCATTGCAAAATACAAAGCTAAGATACCACATGATAAACAG GTTAAGTTAGTTGAGGTGTCAAGACCTTCACCAACTTTACCAGAAAGATTAGGTGGTATTGGGAATTCTCTGTTTGGGCTGGACATGGCTGTGAAGGAAGTATTGCAGGATCTAACGTTCTCTGATGGAGTTCAAGCAAGAAGTGATGGCATCTTGCTTGACATAGCAGGAAATATATCACAAGATAACCATGTCCTTCACCTAATAAAGGACTGTTTAAGCTCATCATAG
- the LOC135645783 gene encoding uncharacterized protein LOC135645783 gives MANASDLFLVDRVPHRPAPPPIPRPTAASIVSHAFPDPLDFSGFRFFEETSEGIASSGDYASRLGLGFEKDDDGGHVDREADWAADDFFVGRRMSSPSASIEFSRARPVDSDGLRVVGYESDSDSDEQQIVAIGADLDDGEGRDQAVSDDLGLPLRWDCLRFGENRRDPNEDFEWEEIDGRIEERDAISVTIVGDEERSEEIRDLDHNEDGGGDVEWEFLLAVNNSGRNPMDPEDVGVYFVDEQEGLGDASDYEAYEVLFGQFVEHDSNFKGSPPAAKSVIESLPSVLLTEEDVAKANALCAVCKDGILVGERVKQLPCCHLYHEDCILPWLGIRNTCPVCRFELPTDDPEYEKWKARRAGGVVSDDDDSQLRVDFEVLPEA, from the coding sequence ATGGCGAACGCCTCCGACCTCTTCCTCGTCGACCGCGTGCCCCATCGCCCCGCCCCTCCGCCGATCCCCCGCCCCACCGCAGCCTCCATCGTCTCGCACGCCTTCCCAGACCCCCTCGATTTCTCCGGCTTTCGGTTTTTCGAGGAGACCTCGGAGGGGATCGCCTCCTCCGGTGACTATGCCTCGCGACTGGGGTTGGGATTCGAGAAGGATGACGACGGGGGGCATGTCGACCGCGAGGCGGACTGGGCCGCGGACGACTTCTTTGTCGGCCGGAGGATGAGCTCCCCGTCCGCGTCGATCGAGTTCTCCAGGGCTCGCCCCGTCGATTCGGACGGCCTGCGCGTCGTCGGCTACGAATCAGACTCCGACTCCGACGAGCAGCAGATCGTGGCGATCGGCGCGGATCTTGACGATGGCGAAGGACGGGATCAGGCCGTGTCCGACGACCTGGGTCTTCCCCTTCGCTGGGACTGCCTCCGGTTCGGCGAGAACAGGAGGGATCCGAACGAGGATTTCGAATGGGAGGAGATCGACGGCCGCATCGAGGAAAGGGATGCGATCAGTGTCACGATCGTCGGCGATGAGGAGAGATCTGAGGAGATTAGAGACCTCGATCACAACGAAGACGGGGGTGGAGATGTCGAATGGGAGTTTCTCTTGGCCGTCAATAACTCGGGTAGAAACCCGATGGACCCCGAGGACGTCGGGGTATACTTCGTCGACGAACAAGAGGGCTTGGGCGATGCTTCCGACTATGAGGCGTACGAGGTCTTGTTCGGGCAATTCGTCGAGCACGATAGCAACTTCAAGGGAAGCCCGCCTGCAGCCAAATCGGTGATAGAAAGCCTTCCGTCGGTTCTCCTCACGGAGGAGGATGTTGCCAAGGCGAACGCGCTGTGCGCGGTTTGCAAAGACGGGATCTTGGTGGGGGAAAGAGTCAAGCAGCTGCCTTGCTGCCACCTCTACCATGAGGACTGCATCTTGCCGTGGCTGGGGATCCGGAACACCTGCCCCGTCTGCCGGTTCGAGCTGCCGACCGACGATCCCGAGTACGAGAAGTGGAAGGCAAGGAGGGCAGGTGGCGTCGTGTCCGACGACGATGACTCGCAGCTCAGGGTTGATTTTGAAGTGTTACCTGAAGCTTAA